A genomic region of Coriobacteriia bacterium contains the following coding sequences:
- a CDS encoding FKBP-type peptidyl-prolyl cis-trans isomerase, with product MEKVTIKDVKIGKGPAAKAGDSVTVEYTGWLTNGAKFDSNVGGTPFPVTIGAGQVIEGWDQGLVGMKLGGTRILTIPPSLGYGAQGSPPAIPPNSTLKFQVKIISLTPGQ from the coding sequence GTGGAGAAGGTCACAATCAAGGACGTGAAGATAGGCAAAGGCCCGGCCGCCAAGGCTGGCGACAGTGTTACTGTCGAATACACCGGGTGGCTCACGAACGGCGCCAAGTTCGACTCAAACGTCGGTGGCACTCCGTTCCCGGTCACGATCGGTGCCGGCCAGGTCATTGAGGGCTGGGACCAGGGACTCGTTGGGATGAAGTTGGGCGGAACGCGCATCCTGACCATTCCGCCGTCGCTGGGTTATGGCGCGCAGGGCTCCCCGCCAGCGATTCCACCTAACTCGACGCTGAAGTTCCAGGTCAAGATCATCTCGCTGACGCCGGGCCAGTAG
- a CDS encoding cold shock domain-containing protein — protein sequence MAEGKVKWFNADKGYGFIEREGGDDLFVHFSEIKSEGFKSLDEGQAVSFTEATGQNGKQQATQVMAL from the coding sequence ATGGCAGAAGGCAAAGTCAAGTGGTTCAACGCTGACAAGGGTTACGGCTTCATCGAGCGCGAGGGTGGCGACGACCTGTTCGTCCACTTTAGCGAGATCAAGTCCGAGGGCTTCAAGAGCCTCGACGAGGGTCAGGCCGTCTCTTTCACGGAAGCTACTGGCCAGAATGGCAAGCAGCAGGCCACGCAGGTCATGGCTCTCTAG
- a CDS encoding VOC family protein has product MIQGARYMHTNVIARDWRALANFYETVFGCEFVPPERDYSGATLEAGTGVAGASLAGRHLRLPGRGSDGPTLEVFSYSQLADGPVPAVNRPGLGHLAFEVDSVQDARREVLAAGGAPVAEVVTLTTATGARVTTCYVTDPEGNIIELQSWGPAEAAERA; this is encoded by the coding sequence ATGATTCAGGGCGCGCGCTACATGCACACCAACGTGATCGCCCGAGACTGGCGCGCGCTGGCGAACTTCTACGAGACGGTGTTTGGATGCGAGTTCGTTCCGCCCGAGCGCGACTACTCGGGAGCCACGCTCGAGGCGGGTACCGGCGTTGCCGGCGCGTCGCTGGCCGGTCGCCATCTGAGGCTTCCTGGGCGCGGCTCCGACGGCCCTACGCTGGAGGTCTTCTCCTACTCGCAGCTGGCCGACGGCCCAGTGCCGGCCGTCAATCGTCCCGGCCTTGGCCATCTTGCCTTCGAGGTCGACTCAGTCCAAGACGCCCGCCGAGAAGTCCTCGCCGCCGGGGGTGCACCGGTAGCCGAGGTCGTGACGCTTACTACCGCGACCGGCGCGCGCGTCACGACCTGCTACGTCACGGATCCCGAAGGCAACATCATCGAGTTGCAGTCGTGGGGCCCCGCCGAGGCTGCCGAGCGAGCCTAA
- a CDS encoding methyltransferase domain-containing protein, whose translation MSERDTMLAGRLYDASDPELVSSPSATPAENRADAWPLACPVCDRRLSWGERTVSCSEGHSFDVAREGYVNLLPSQHRSRGMEGDVIGMLQARRRFLEAGHYRPLRDELSAQVGAVLQERAEGSGLVAGAPRAPVPCVLEVGCGEGYYVGGVADALSSYGGEPVVWLGSDLSKPAVKLAAKRYPKLTFFVADINRRLYVHDGSVSVLLDVFAPRNPTEFARVLEPGGSAVIVIPGESHLASLREQLGLLGIQENKEQLVIERLGDEFELVGRTEVGYPMELSAEAVADLVAMGPSSWHRPADEAQTIGKVAQTDAAFLVLRLQRK comes from the coding sequence TTGAGCGAACGCGACACTATGCTCGCCGGACGGCTCTACGATGCCAGCGATCCAGAACTCGTCTCGAGCCCCTCAGCCACACCCGCCGAGAACCGCGCAGACGCCTGGCCGCTCGCCTGTCCCGTCTGCGACAGGCGGTTGAGCTGGGGCGAGCGGACGGTATCGTGCTCGGAGGGCCACTCCTTCGACGTCGCCCGCGAAGGCTACGTCAACCTTCTGCCGTCGCAGCACCGTTCGCGCGGCATGGAAGGCGACGTCATCGGCATGTTGCAAGCTCGCCGCAGGTTCCTGGAGGCGGGACATTACCGTCCGCTGCGCGACGAACTGTCGGCGCAGGTCGGGGCCGTGCTGCAGGAGCGCGCCGAGGGCAGCGGTCTCGTTGCCGGAGCGCCGCGCGCGCCCGTGCCGTGCGTGCTCGAGGTCGGCTGCGGCGAGGGCTACTACGTCGGGGGCGTCGCCGATGCGCTGTCGTCGTACGGGGGCGAGCCTGTGGTTTGGCTCGGCAGTGACCTGTCCAAGCCGGCTGTCAAGCTGGCGGCCAAGCGCTACCCCAAGCTCACGTTCTTCGTCGCCGACATCAACCGCCGCCTCTACGTTCACGACGGCTCGGTAAGCGTGCTCCTCGACGTGTTCGCGCCTCGAAACCCCACGGAGTTCGCGCGGGTGCTGGAGCCCGGCGGCTCGGCGGTGATCGTGATTCCGGGTGAGTCGCATCTGGCGAGTCTGCGAGAGCAGCTGGGGCTGCTCGGCATCCAGGAGAACAAGGAGCAGCTCGTGATCGAGCGGCTGGGCGACGAGTTCGAGCTGGTCGGCCGCACGGAGGTCGGCTACCCGATGGAGCTCTCGGCCGAAGCGGTCGCCGACTTGGTGGCGATGGGGCCGAGCAGCTGGCATCGCCCGGCAGACGAGGCGCAGACTATCGGAAAAGTCGCGCAGACGGATGCAGCGTTCTTGGTGCTGCGACTACAGCGAAAGTAG